One genomic segment of Sphingobacteriales bacterium includes these proteins:
- the typA gene encoding translational GTPase TypA, with protein MNIRNIAIIAHVDHGKTTLVDKLLLAGKLFKDHETPGELIMDSNDLERERGITILAKNASVTYKGTKINIIDTPGHADFGGEVERVLNMADGVLLLVDAFEGPMPQTRFVLSKALSLGLKPILVINKVDKENCHPEEVHESVFDLMFALDATQEQLNFPTVYGSAKQNWMSADWRKPTTDITYLLDTIIQYVPAPRIGQGSTQLQITSLDYSQYIGGIAIGRLYSGQLTAAAVTLCKRDGSMQKTRIKELYVFEGLGKQKVEMVEPGEICAIVGVDGFEIGDTVADPDTPQALPPITIEEPTMGMLFLINDSPFFGREGKFVTSRHLKERLERELEKNLALRVMPTDSADAFMVYGRGVLHLSVLIETMRREGYELQVGQPQVIFKTIDGQKCEPYEDLTVDVPSEFSSTVVGMVTARRGDLYSMTQKGDRTHIEFVIPSRGTIGLRSAMLTATTGEAIMNHRFKAYGPYKDGVPQRLEGSLVCGETGEVIPYALDKLQDRGFFFVEPGDDVYTGQVIGENNKQGDLVVKVNKTKKLTNVRASGADEKMKIAPAVKFSLEQSLEYINKDEYVEVTPKSLRIRKIYLDENERKRASQSMAALSEV; from the coding sequence ATGAATATTCGCAATATTGCCATCATTGCCCACGTTGACCACGGTAAAACCACTTTAGTTGATAAATTATTATTAGCCGGAAAACTGTTTAAAGACCACGAAACACCCGGAGAATTAATAATGGACAGTAACGACCTTGAACGCGAGCGCGGCATTACCATATTAGCTAAAAACGCTTCGGTAACCTACAAGGGCACTAAAATTAATATTATTGATACACCCGGCCACGCCGATTTTGGCGGCGAGGTCGAGCGCGTTTTAAATATGGCCGATGGCGTATTGTTGTTAGTAGATGCTTTTGAAGGCCCCATGCCCCAAACTCGTTTTGTACTATCAAAAGCGTTGTCGCTGGGGTTAAAACCCATTTTGGTTATTAATAAAGTGGACAAAGAAAACTGCCATCCGGAAGAAGTGCATGAATCTGTTTTTGATTTAATGTTTGCCTTAGATGCCACCCAAGAACAACTCAACTTCCCAACAGTCTATGGCTCGGCAAAACAAAACTGGATGAGCGCAGATTGGCGAAAACCCACAACAGATATTACCTATTTGCTCGATACTATTATTCAATACGTACCAGCCCCCCGCATTGGGCAAGGTAGCACCCAACTACAAATAACCTCGCTCGATTATTCGCAATACATTGGCGGTATAGCTATTGGCCGTTTGTATAGCGGACAATTAACTGCCGCTGCCGTAACCTTGTGCAAACGCGATGGCTCGATGCAAAAAACACGAATTAAAGAATTATACGTTTTTGAAGGATTAGGCAAACAAAAAGTTGAAATGGTAGAACCCGGAGAAATTTGCGCCATCGTAGGCGTTGATGGCTTTGAAATTGGCGATACCGTTGCCGACCCCGACACCCCCCAGGCACTTCCTCCCATTACCATAGAAGAACCAACTATGGGCATGTTGTTCTTAATTAACGACTCACCTTTTTTTGGTCGCGAAGGTAAATTTGTAACCTCGCGCCACCTTAAAGAACGCCTCGAACGCGAATTAGAAAAAAACTTAGCCCTGCGGGTAATGCCTACCGATAGCGCCGATGCCTTTATGGTTTATGGACGTGGGGTATTACACTTGTCGGTGCTTATTGAAACTATGCGCCGCGAAGGCTACGAGCTTCAGGTAGGGCAACCACAAGTAATCTTTAAAACTATTGATGGCCAAAAATGCGAACCCTACGAAGACCTAACCGTTGATGTGCCATCTGAGTTTTCGAGTACCGTTGTGGGCATGGTAACAGCACGCCGCGGCGACCTGTATAGCATGACCCAAAAAGGCGACCGTACCCATATTGAATTTGTTATCCCCTCGCGCGGAACCATTGGCCTGCGCAGCGCCATGCTAACCGCTACCACCGGAGAGGCTATTATGAACCACCGGTTTAAAGCTTATGGTCCCTACAAAGACGGCGTGCCACAACGCTTAGAAGGCTCGTTGGTGTGCGGCGAAACCGGCGAAGTAATTCCTTACGCCTTAGATAAACTGCAAGACCGGGGCTTCTTTTTTGTTGAGCCCGGCGACGATGTTTATACCGGACAGGTAATTGGCGAAAACAATAAACAAGGCGATTTGGTGGTAAAAGTTAATAAAACCAAAAAGCTAACAAACGTAAGGGCATCGGGTGCCGATGAAAAAATGAAAATTGCTCCGGCAGTAAAATTTAGCCTCGAACAATCGTTAGAGTATATTAATAAAGATGAGTACGTAGAGGTAACCCCTAAATCGCTGCGCATCCGGAAAATTTACTTAGACGAAAACGAACGCAAACGCGCCTCGCAATCAATGGCAGCCTTGAGCGAGGTTTAG
- a CDS encoding Glu/Leu/Phe/Val dehydrogenase — MNNLLEQYKSKKPLIIFEWHDLETDAEGWVVINSLRGGAAGGGTRMRKGLNCEEVIALAKVMEIKFTVSGPPIGGAKSGINFDPSDPRRDEVLRRWFMAVTPLLKQYYGTGGDLNVDELKQVIPITEDFGLWHPQEGVVNGHINPSRSGDKIKLLGQLRQGVSKIIEDERFAPKVINKKFCVADMITGYGVAQSVKHYYRLYHKSSLVNKRVIVQGWGNVAGAAGYYLAQEGALITAIADLHHGLIAPNGLNFAEVHDLFVRRDQMNLSPIMPKVKPAAEVLPFIWDTPCDIFIPAAASKLVQRSHLDRMLAAGLQCISCGANDPFADNDLVWGATSQYVDGQCALIPDFIANCGMARVFAYLMQPNAAISDEAIFNDTEQTVSRAIETIFAQNPQNTGFSETALNIALKKLAK, encoded by the coding sequence ATAAATAATCTTTTAGAGCAGTATAAAAGCAAAAAACCGTTAATTATTTTTGAATGGCACGACTTGGAAACGGATGCCGAGGGGTGGGTGGTTATTAACTCGTTGCGTGGAGGGGCTGCCGGTGGGGGTACCCGTATGCGCAAGGGCTTAAACTGCGAGGAAGTAATTGCCTTGGCAAAAGTAATGGAAATAAAGTTTACCGTTTCGGGGCCGCCAATTGGTGGGGCAAAGTCGGGCATTAATTTTGACCCCAGCGACCCTCGCCGAGATGAGGTGTTGCGCCGTTGGTTTATGGCCGTTACCCCTTTGTTGAAACAATATTACGGCACCGGCGGCGACCTTAACGTGGACGAACTAAAACAGGTAATACCCATTACCGAAGATTTTGGCCTTTGGCACCCCCAAGAGGGCGTAGTAAATGGCCATATAAACCCATCGCGCAGCGGCGATAAAATTAAACTTTTAGGGCAATTGCGGCAGGGCGTGTCAAAAATTATTGAAGACGAACGTTTTGCACCCAAGGTAATTAATAAAAAGTTTTGCGTTGCCGACATGATTACCGGATACGGCGTAGCTCAATCCGTAAAACATTATTACCGGCTGTACCATAAATCGAGTTTGGTTAATAAACGGGTAATAGTGCAGGGCTGGGGTAATGTTGCCGGCGCGGCGGGTTATTATTTAGCTCAAGAAGGCGCACTTATAACAGCTATTGCCGATTTGCACCACGGACTAATTGCCCCAAATGGCCTTAATTTTGCCGAAGTACACGACCTTTTTGTGCGTCGCGACCAAATGAACCTCTCGCCCATTATGCCCAAAGTTAAACCCGCCGCCGAAGTGCTGCCTTTTATTTGGGATACCCCCTGCGATATTTTTATTCCGGCAGCCGCTTCAAAACTCGTACAGCGCAGCCATTTAGACCGCATGCTGGCAGCAGGCCTGCAATGTATCTCGTGCGGTGCCAACGACCCATTTGCCGATAATGACCTTGTTTGGGGCGCAACCAGTCAATACGTTGATGGCCAATGCGCACTAATCCCCGATTTTATAGCAAACTGCGGCATGGCGCGGGTATTTGCCTACCTGATGCAACCAAATGCAGCTATTAGCGACGAAGCTATTTTTAATGATACAGAACAAACTGTTAGCCGAGCCATAGAAACGATATTTGCTCAAAACCCACAAAATACAGGCTTTAGTGAAACTGCCTTAAACATAGCCTTAAAAAAATTAGCTAAATAA
- a CDS encoding tetratricopeptide repeat protein → MAWAKSDNLLIKGKKSQLAILFVLMVFLLHCGRSKQTNNPIDGADQLAANIAAAGPYASLHDTTQYVGPETCRSCHTAIYESFMQTGMGESWGLATRQKSKAKFDHHIAVFDSLNQLYYHPYWRNDSLFIKEFRINPLNKKDTVYQQSQYIQYIIGSGHHTNSHIYAENGYLYQAPITFYTQKGIWDLAPGFSGGFSSRFNRTIGHECMACHNSFPAFDLKAENKYQNVPHGISCERCHGPGQAHVQQKLANIVVDTATTADYTIVNPRKLPTRELQMNVCQRCHLQGVTILAPGKTFTDYRPAMPLNSIMEVFLPEFDGAETHFIMASQAHRLTKSACYKKSQMTCTTCHNPHKSVRQTDPSIFNAKCQNCHAQTNNNTHAENNCSLPLNQRTATNNNNCFACHMPVSPSIDIPHVTVHDHFIRKPISEAEKQKVQHFIGLKSVLSPNNTQALTKAKAYIHFYESYQAKKSHLDSAALFMEIATKSHQPQQQYPDYLDTQVHLYYLQQKFTELINIAQNTSPKTIKNAWTAYRLGEAYLQTNQPQLALNWLQQAVSLLPLQPDFDSKLAATQVQLSQFDAAKTRLEALLKEHPHHTASLSNLGFVYASTGNLPRADSLYHAALACNPNYVPAMLNLAGLELLKRNNTAALKYAQQALKAQPNNTQAQQLVQQLRGKL, encoded by the coding sequence ATGGCGTGGGCAAAGTCAGATAATTTATTGATAAAAGGCAAAAAATCGCAGTTGGCAATACTATTTGTTTTGATGGTATTTTTGTTGCACTGTGGGCGCAGCAAACAAACAAATAATCCTATTGACGGAGCTGACCAGCTGGCTGCCAATATTGCCGCCGCCGGGCCTTATGCCTCGCTACACGATACTACCCAATACGTTGGCCCCGAAACTTGCCGCTCGTGCCATACCGCTATTTACGAGTCGTTTATGCAAACAGGTATGGGCGAGTCGTGGGGCTTGGCTACCCGTCAAAAAAGTAAAGCAAAATTTGACCATCATATTGCCGTTTTTGATAGCCTCAACCAACTATATTACCACCCCTATTGGCGAAACGACAGTTTGTTTATTAAAGAATTCCGGATAAACCCTCTAAACAAAAAAGATACCGTTTACCAACAAAGCCAATACATACAATACATTATAGGCAGCGGGCATCATACTAATTCGCATATTTATGCCGAGAATGGCTATTTGTACCAAGCGCCAATTACTTTTTACACCCAAAAAGGTATTTGGGACTTGGCGCCGGGCTTCTCCGGAGGTTTTAGTTCGAGGTTTAACCGCACGATTGGCCACGAGTGTATGGCTTGCCACAACTCTTTTCCTGCTTTTGATTTGAAGGCCGAAAACAAATATCAAAACGTGCCACATGGCATATCGTGCGAGCGTTGCCACGGGCCCGGACAAGCCCATGTACAGCAAAAATTAGCCAATATTGTAGTTGATACGGCAACAACTGCCGATTATACCATTGTAAACCCGCGCAAACTACCCACCCGCGAGCTGCAAATGAACGTATGCCAACGCTGCCATTTGCAAGGAGTAACCATTTTAGCACCCGGAAAAACCTTTACTGATTATAGGCCGGCAATGCCATTAAACAGTATTATGGAGGTGTTTTTGCCCGAGTTTGACGGCGCTGAAACTCATTTTATTATGGCATCGCAGGCGCACAGACTTACCAAAAGTGCGTGTTATAAAAAAAGCCAAATGACCTGCACCACCTGCCACAACCCCCATAAAAGCGTGCGGCAAACCGACCCCTCCATTTTTAATGCCAAATGCCAAAACTGCCATGCTCAAACAAATAACAACACCCATGCTGAAAATAATTGCAGTTTGCCACTTAACCAGCGCACCGCAACCAACAATAATAATTGTTTTGCCTGCCACATGCCGGTGTCGCCAAGTATAGACATTCCGCACGTTACCGTACATGACCATTTTATCCGTAAGCCCATTAGCGAAGCCGAAAAACAAAAAGTGCAACATTTTATTGGTCTTAAAAGTGTACTGTCGCCCAATAATACCCAGGCATTAACCAAGGCAAAAGCCTATATACACTTTTACGAATCGTACCAAGCTAAAAAAAGCCATTTGGATAGTGCTGCTTTGTTTATGGAAATTGCGACTAAGAGCCATCAGCCTCAACAACAGTATCCGGATTACCTTGATACCCAAGTGCATTTATACTATTTACAGCAAAAATTTACCGAACTCATAAACATTGCTCAAAATACATCGCCAAAAACCATAAAAAATGCTTGGACAGCCTACCGATTAGGCGAAGCATATTTACAAACCAACCAACCACAATTAGCACTAAACTGGCTGCAACAAGCGGTAAGTTTGTTGCCACTTCAACCCGATTTTGACAGTAAGCTGGCAGCAACTCAAGTCCAGCTAAGCCAGTTCGATGCAGCCAAAACACGCTTGGAGGCTTTGCTGAAAGAACATCCGCACCACACGGCCAGCCTTAGCAATCTTGGCTTTGTATATGCCAGCACGGGCAATCTACCCCGCGCCGATAGTCTTTACCATGCCGCCTTAGCCTGTAATCCTAATTATGTTCCGGCCATGTTAAATTTAGCAGGTCTTGAGTTGTTAAAACGCAATAATACGGCTGCTCTAAAATATGCCCAACAAGCCCTAAAAGCTCAACCCAATAACACTCAGGCGCAACAATTAGTACAACAATTGCGGGGTAAACTGTAA
- a CDS encoding Lrp/AsnC ligand binding domain-containing protein, whose product MDLNIDNIDIQILTLLMENAKNPYAMIGAALGVSTGTVHGRIRKLEQNGIIKRHLLVVDYSKLGFDISAFLGIYLHSSSLYKQVASKLYEIDEVVSLDYTTGMYSMFVKLICRDTRHLKDVLHEKIQKIEGIQRTETFISLDESINRPAKIT is encoded by the coding sequence ATGGATTTAAATATTGACAATATTGATATACAAATACTGACCTTGTTGATGGAAAATGCTAAAAATCCGTATGCAATGATTGGCGCTGCTTTAGGTGTTTCGACAGGTACAGTTCATGGCCGGATACGCAAATTAGAGCAAAATGGCATCATTAAACGGCATTTATTAGTTGTTGATTATAGCAAATTAGGCTTCGATATTAGCGCTTTTTTAGGCATATATTTACACAGCAGCTCGTTGTACAAGCAAGTTGCCTCTAAATTGTACGAAATAGATGAAGTGGTAAGTTTAGACTATACTACCGGCATGTACAGCATGTTTGTAAAACTTATTTGCCGCGATACCCGCCATTTAAAAGATGTTTTGCACGAAAAAATCCAAAAAATAGAAGGAATTCAGCGCACCGAAACCTTTATTTCGTTAGATGAAAGCATTAATCGCCCAGCAAAAATCACTTAG
- a CDS encoding DUF4286 family protein: protein MILYNVTVMIDAIIHHDWLDWMQHSHIPDVMRTGMFQSYRLCRLLDPEPEDGSITYAVQYFCEDLNKLHLYAEKYAPALQAQHSNRYRNQFVAIRTVLEIVS, encoded by the coding sequence ATGATTTTGTATAATGTAACTGTTATGATTGATGCTATCATCCACCATGATTGGCTTGATTGGATGCAGCACTCCCATATTCCGGACGTAATGCGCACCGGAATGTTTCAAAGCTACCGCCTTTGCCGTTTACTCGACCCCGAACCCGAAGACGGCAGTATTACCTACGCAGTTCAATATTTTTGCGAAGACCTAAACAAACTGCATCTTTATGCCGAAAAATACGCCCCCGCACTGCAAGCCCAACACAGCAACCGCTACCGAAACCAGTTTGTAGCTATACGAACTGTTTTAGAAATTGTATCATAA
- a CDS encoding T9SS type A sorting domain-containing protein — protein MKRLQPKQFLPFFICLVGLIITIFAWSLLDGQQNTEKKAGKADFLRQNKAFPDELHWLARTYPNYTPDIASYQNILLKARKTDAQTKAMRQGKSGFDNEWVLQGPSNISGRINVIALDPSNPDSVWYVGAARGGVFKTTNAGTNWTPIFDAQNTLSIGAIAIDPTNTKTIYVGTGDVNISSFFAVGDGLYKSTDGGQTWQNIGLKNTYIISDIVINAQNPAIVYVSSMGNPMLKDTTSRGIFKTEDGGKNWEHLFSASDRTGVIDLEIDPVYPETLYAATWDRIRSLYESSTLSAGQKIFKTINGGDTWQALGNGLPTTDSTSRVGLSISHQNNEHVFCVYVGNNEELQGIYKSENSGEDWSLIGDTDILPGDSPLGGFGWYFGKLHVNPFNDQQILMGGVYLFQTKNGGTKWELAGSVWSTHADKHDIAFIDEKTLLLATDGGLYKSTDGGTSWTDVENLPITQFYRVAYNPHLPGTYYGGAQDNGTLGGNSNDLLNWQEYYGADGFLPAFSPFDANIMFAAWQNGGLVMSLDAGNNFDAATDGIDNADRINWDMPYVLSPIVSGLMFCGTHRVYKSTTTNGFPVWEPISDDLTQGNIYGARFHNISTVEASPHDLNIIFAGTSDGRLWRSLTGGTTWDEIVKGLPNLYFTSVKASPQYPNQLFCTVSQYKGNGDIPLIYSSNDLGENWTGIQGNLPPFSINDLEVLPNHADSVLFVATDGGVYGSLNAGKNWERLGNNMPWIGVFDLAYDPVNNRLIAGTHARSIMSFELDSLGLNNPNVGISQPQYPDKDNEDGQYQVIYNSTERQLLFHSLPDDNDVVPQVILFNQAGQKLLQTSLANNKLSLPLQLPQGLYFVTIIGHNRQNTQKVLIW, from the coding sequence ATGAAACGTCTACAACCAAAACAGTTTTTACCCTTTTTTATTTGTTTAGTTGGTTTGATTATAACAATTTTTGCCTGGTCTTTATTGGATGGCCAGCAGAACACAGAAAAGAAGGCTGGCAAAGCCGATTTTCTACGCCAAAACAAGGCTTTTCCGGATGAATTACATTGGTTAGCGCGTACCTATCCAAATTATACCCCCGACATAGCATCGTATCAAAATATTTTGCTAAAAGCCCGCAAAACCGATGCTCAAACCAAAGCAATGCGACAGGGCAAAAGCGGTTTCGACAACGAATGGGTTTTACAAGGCCCTTCAAATATTAGCGGGCGTATTAACGTTATTGCCCTCGACCCAAGCAACCCCGACAGCGTTTGGTACGTAGGGGCAGCACGCGGGGGCGTTTTTAAAACTACCAATGCAGGCACAAACTGGACGCCCATCTTTGATGCACAAAATACCCTAAGCATAGGCGCTATTGCCATTGACCCCACCAATACTAAAACTATTTACGTGGGTACAGGCGATGTAAATATATCGTCGTTTTTTGCCGTAGGAGACGGCCTGTATAAAAGTACTGACGGTGGCCAAACATGGCAAAATATAGGTTTAAAAAATACGTATATAATATCCGATATAGTTATAAATGCACAAAACCCTGCTATTGTTTACGTTTCAAGCATGGGAAACCCTATGTTAAAGGATACCACCTCGAGAGGCATTTTTAAAACCGAAGATGGCGGCAAAAACTGGGAACACCTATTTAGTGCAAGCGACAGAACTGGCGTTATTGACCTTGAAATAGACCCTGTTTATCCGGAAACTTTATACGCCGCAACCTGGGACAGAATCCGCTCTTTATACGAATCAAGCACTTTAAGCGCAGGTCAAAAAATATTTAAAACCATCAACGGCGGCGATACCTGGCAAGCACTCGGTAATGGCCTACCTACCACAGACAGCACCTCGCGCGTGGGCTTATCTATTTCGCACCAAAATAACGAACATGTTTTTTGTGTGTATGTGGGCAACAACGAAGAACTACAAGGCATTTACAAAAGTGAAAACAGTGGAGAAGACTGGAGTTTAATAGGCGATACCGATATATTGCCCGGCGACTCGCCATTGGGCGGGTTTGGCTGGTATTTTGGCAAATTACATGTAAACCCCTTTAACGACCAGCAAATTTTAATGGGGGGCGTATATTTATTCCAGACAAAAAACGGCGGCACTAAATGGGAGTTGGCCGGCAGTGTTTGGTCAACCCATGCCGACAAACACGACATAGCTTTTATTGACGAAAAAACCTTGCTATTGGCAACCGATGGCGGCCTGTATAAAAGTACAGATGGTGGCACAAGTTGGACGGATGTTGAAAACTTGCCCATTACTCAATTTTATCGGGTGGCCTATAACCCTCATTTGCCCGGAACTTACTACGGCGGCGCCCAAGATAATGGCACCTTAGGTGGCAACTCAAACGACTTGTTAAATTGGCAAGAGTACTACGGCGCCGATGGTTTTTTGCCCGCGTTTAGCCCCTTTGACGCTAATATTATGTTTGCCGCATGGCAAAATGGCGGCCTTGTTATGAGCCTTGATGCCGGCAATAATTTTGATGCGGCAACAGACGGTATTGACAACGCTGACCGTATAAACTGGGATATGCCCTATGTATTAAGCCCTATTGTATCCGGATTAATGTTTTGCGGCACACACCGCGTCTATAAAAGCACTACAACCAATGGTTTTCCTGTTTGGGAGCCTATTAGCGACGATTTAACGCAAGGAAATATCTATGGCGCACGGTTTCATAATATTAGCACCGTTGAGGCATCGCCTCACGACTTAAATATCATTTTTGCCGGCACCTCCGATGGGCGCTTGTGGCGCAGCTTAACAGGCGGCACTACTTGGGACGAAATTGTCAAGGGGCTGCCCAATTTGTATTTTACCTCCGTAAAAGCCTCGCCCCAATACCCAAATCAACTTTTTTGCACTGTTTCGCAGTATAAAGGCAATGGCGATATACCCCTAATTTATAGCTCAAACGACTTGGGCGAAAACTGGACCGGTATTCAGGGCAACCTTCCGCCGTTTAGTATTAACGACCTTGAAGTGCTGCCCAACCATGCCGACTCGGTATTGTTTGTGGCCACCGATGGGGGGGTGTATGGCAGTTTAAACGCCGGAAAAAACTGGGAACGCTTGGGCAACAATATGCCATGGATAGGTGTTTTTGATTTGGCTTACGACCCCGTTAATAACAGGCTTATTGCCGGAACTCATGCCCGCTCTATAATGAGTTTTGAACTTGACTCGCTGGGTTTAAATAACCCCAACGTGGGCATTTCGCAACCACAATATCCGGATAAAGATAATGAAGATGGTCAATATCAGGTAATTTACAATTCCACAGAAAGGCAGTTATTGTTCCATTCTCTTCCGGATGATAATGACGTTGTACCTCAAGTAATTTTATTCAACCAAGCCGGGCAAAAACTTTTACAAACGTCACTTGCCAATAACAAACTAAGTTTGCCCTTACAATTACCGCAGGGCCTATATTTTGTAACAATAATTGGCCACAACAGGCAAAACACCCAAAAAGTACTAATTTGGTAA
- a CDS encoding nucleotidyltransferase, with protein MNLIIPMAGMGSRLRPHTLTTPKPLLLIAGKTIVQRIVEELAASSSEPIAHIGFVIGPNFGDAVENALKEVAERLGAQGHIYYQHEPLGTAHAVLCAKPLLKGNVIIAFADTLFKAHIKLDTRQDAIIWVHEVEDPSRYGVVRLNKNNLITEFHEKPSSFISRMAIIGIYFFKDGDVLHNELQYLIDNNILDKGEYQLTSALTNLHQKGAQFGVAPVNEWLDCGHKDAVLYANQRVLELLNEAGNDELISSNAYFENTTVIDPCYVADNVQIKNSVIGPYVSIEQNTTITNSIISNAMIQNNTNINYQILHQTMIGNHVLLNGKSNILSLGDYNTINE; from the coding sequence ATGAATTTAATTATACCTATGGCGGGCATGGGTTCGAGGTTGCGCCCACATACACTAACCACCCCCAAGCCGCTTTTACTTATTGCCGGAAAAACCATTGTACAACGCATTGTTGAAGAGTTGGCAGCATCGAGCAGTGAGCCTATTGCCCATATTGGTTTTGTAATAGGCCCCAATTTTGGCGATGCAGTTGAAAATGCCCTTAAAGAAGTGGCTGAACGCTTGGGAGCCCAAGGCCATATATATTACCAACACGAGCCATTAGGTACAGCACACGCCGTATTATGCGCCAAACCATTGCTGAAAGGAAACGTAATAATAGCATTTGCCGATACGCTGTTTAAAGCCCATATTAAATTAGATACCCGCCAAGATGCCATTATATGGGTACACGAGGTTGAGGACCCATCGAGATACGGCGTGGTAAGGCTTAATAAAAATAATTTGATTACCGAGTTTCACGAGAAGCCCTCAAGTTTTATTTCGCGAATGGCTATTATAGGTATTTACTTTTTTAAAGATGGCGATGTACTGCACAACGAACTACAATACTTGATAGACAATAATATTTTAGACAAAGGAGAATACCAGCTAACGAGTGCTTTAACTAATTTACACCAAAAAGGCGCGCAATTTGGCGTTGCCCCCGTAAACGAATGGCTTGACTGCGGCCATAAAGATGCTGTTTTATACGCCAACCAACGTGTTTTAGAATTGTTGAACGAAGCCGGCAACGACGAACTAATATCGTCAAATGCTTATTTTGAAAACACAACAGTTATTGACCCTTGTTACGTGGCCGATAATGTGCAAATAAAAAATTCGGTAATTGGCCCCTACGTATCTATTGAGCAAAATACTACCATTACAAATAGTATTATTAGCAATGCAATGATACAAAATAACACCAATATAAACTACCAAATTTTACACCAAACAATGATAGGCAACCACGTACTGCTAAACGGAAAATCTAATATTTTAAGCCTTGGCGATTATAATACCATAAACGAATAA